The Chanodichthys erythropterus isolate Z2021 chromosome 14, ASM2448905v1, whole genome shotgun sequence genome window below encodes:
- the mpc2b gene encoding mitochondrial pyruvate carrier 2b — MAMVGLRASYHRILDRIEHILPAKLRPLYNHPAGPKTVFFWAPMFKWGLVMAGLADMARPAEKLSTSQSFVLTATGLIWSRYSLVIIPKNWNLFAVNFFVGGAGGSQLYRIWKYNREQKAKEKEAQA, encoded by the exons ATGGCTATGGTGGGGCTGAGAGCTTCTTACCACAGAATCCTCGACAGGATCGAGCATATTCTGCCGGCTAAACTGAGACCTCTTTATAACCACCCTGCAG GTCCAAAGACTGTGTTTTTCTGGGCTCCAATGTTTAAATGG GGTCTGGTCATGGCTGGCTTAGCAGACATGGCACGTCCAGCAGAGAAACTCAGCACCTCCCAATCTTTTGTGCTGACGGCCACAG GTCTTATTTGGTCCAGGTATTCCCTGGTTATTATCCCGAAGAACTGGAATCTATTTGCTGTAAACTTCTTTGTAGGAGGTGCAGGAGGATCACAGCTCTACAGAATATGGAA GTATAACCGGGAACAGAAGGCAAAGGAAAAAGAAGCACAGGCTTGA